The sequence GCCCTACAAGCAGACCGCCTGGGGCGAGAGCGTCGCCGAGGCCATTCTCTACGTGCTGTGGGACATGGGGCTCAAGGTCGGCCACTCTACCCGCTCGGTCGATGAGTGCATCCGCCAGGCGCGCGGCGACATGACCATCCGCACCGCGCTGCTCGAAGCGCGGCTGCTCATCGGCGAGAAGACGCTGTTCGAGGAGCTGACCGCCCGCTTCGACAAGGAGGTGGTGCAGGGCACGGCGGCGGAATTCGTCGCCGCCAAGCTCGGCGAGCGCGAGGAGCGGCTGAAGCGCGCCGGCCAGTCGCGCTATGTCGTCGAGCCGAATGTGAAGGACGGCAAGGGCGGCCTGCGCGATCTGCACACGCTGTTCTGGATCGCGAAATATGTCTACCGCGTGCACGAGACGCGCGAACTCGTGGCCAAGGGCGTGTTCACGCCTGAGGAAGCCAAGATCTTCCGCCGCTGCGAGAATTTCCTCTGGTCCGTGCGCTGCCACCTGCATTTCCTCGCCGGCAAGCCGGAGGAGCGCCTCTCCTTCGACCTGCAGCGCGAAATGGCCGAGCGGCTCGGCTATGTCTCCCATCCCGGCCTGAAGGATGTGGAGCGCTTCATGAAGCACTATTTCCTCGTGGCCAAGGATGTCGGCGACCTCACCGCCATCGTCTCCGCCGCGCTGGAAGAGCGCCACGACAAGCCGGTGCCGCGGCTCGACCGGATGATCGCGCGGCTGCGCCGCTCCGGCCGGCGCACGCTGAAGGAAAGCGCCGATTTCATCGTCGACAATGACCGCATCAATGTCGCCGATTCCAGCGCCTTCGGCCGCGACCCGCTCAACCTCATCCGCATCTTCCATCTCGCCGGCAAGCACGGGCTGAACTTCCACCCCGACGCGATGCGCCTCGCCACGCGCTCGCTCAAGCTCATCGACCACAATCTGCGCGAGAACCCGGAAGCCAACCGGCTGTTCGTCGAGATCCTCACCTCGAAGGAAAGCCCGGAAATCGTCTTGCGGCGGATGAACGAGACCGGCGTGCTCGGCCGCTTCATCCCGGAATTCGGCCGCATCGTCGCGATGATGCAGTTCAACATGTATCATTCCTACACGGTGGACGAGCACCTCATCCGCTCCATCGGCGCGCTCTCGCGCATCGAGCGCGGCGACCGGCCCGATTACGGCCTCGCCAATGAGCTGATGCCGACGATCAAGAACCGGCAGCTGCTCTATATCGCGGTGCTGCTGCACGACATCGCCAAGGGCCGGCCGGAGGACCATTCCATCGCCGGCGCCCGCGTCGCCCGCCGCCTGTGCCCGCGTTTCGGCCTCAGCCCGGTGGATACCGACACGGTGGCCTGGTTGATCGAACAGCACCTCACCATGTCCACCATCGCCCAATCGCGCGACCTCTCCGACCGCAAGACGATCGAGAATTTCGCAAGCGTGGTGCAGAATCTGGAGCGGATGAAGCTGCTGCTCATCCTCACCACCGCCGATATCCGCGCCGTGGGGCCGGGCGTGTGGAACAACTGGAAGTCGCAGCTTCTGCGCACGCTCTATCACGAGACCGAGCCGGTCATCACCGGCGGCTTCTCCGAGAGC comes from Ancylobacter polymorphus and encodes:
- a CDS encoding [protein-PII] uridylyltransferase — encoded protein: MTEPRRRPDHPFKELFDIDAMRVELAALAREVLGTSKSGREIELRTQMARRLKAAYQHGHKVAERWLMVEGSGRRCAERLSRLQDEIIALVHELAVKTLYPSDNPSTSERMAIVAVGGYGRGLMAPGSDTDILFLLPYKQTAWGESVAEAILYVLWDMGLKVGHSTRSVDECIRQARGDMTIRTALLEARLLIGEKTLFEELTARFDKEVVQGTAAEFVAAKLGEREERLKRAGQSRYVVEPNVKDGKGGLRDLHTLFWIAKYVYRVHETRELVAKGVFTPEEAKIFRRCENFLWSVRCHLHFLAGKPEERLSFDLQREMAERLGYVSHPGLKDVERFMKHYFLVAKDVGDLTAIVSAALEERHDKPVPRLDRMIARLRRSGRRTLKESADFIVDNDRINVADSSAFGRDPLNLIRIFHLAGKHGLNFHPDAMRLATRSLKLIDHNLRENPEANRLFVEILTSKESPEIVLRRMNETGVLGRFIPEFGRIVAMMQFNMYHSYTVDEHLIRSIGALSRIERGDRPDYGLANELMPTIKNRQLLYIAVLLHDIAKGRPEDHSIAGARVARRLCPRFGLSPVDTDTVAWLIEQHLTMSTIAQSRDLSDRKTIENFASVVQNLERMKLLLILTTADIRAVGPGVWNNWKSQLLRTLYHETEPVITGGFSESNRNQRVARAQAELRGALAEWDAADLDAYMGRHYPTYWLQTDRQHQMEHARFIRETEAQGKALATRAITDPTRGITELTVFAPDHPKLLAVIAGACASAGAHIVDAQISTTTDGRALDTISLTRAFEQDEDEMRRADRIASAIEKSLAGEIRLPEVVARRIPRRPRAFTVEPEVTLNNSWSNRHTVIEVSGLDRPGLLYGLTQTLSRLNLNIASAHIATFGERAVDVFYVTDLMGAKIMGAARHSAIRRALLQVLDADDEANAA